A region of Thioalbus denitrificans DNA encodes the following proteins:
- the yajC gene encoding preprotein translocase subunit YajC, with product MSFFIADAMAQAPAGAAQEPSLLGFLPLVVIFIVFWFLLIRPQQKRAKEHRQMVENLAKGDEVVTTGGLLGRITKLGENFVVVEIAEGIEVKVQKQMVASLMPKGTSKSL from the coding sequence ATGAGCTTCTTCATAGCAGACGCCATGGCCCAGGCCCCGGCGGGAGCCGCCCAGGAGCCGAGCCTGCTCGGTTTCCTCCCCCTCGTCGTCATCTTCATCGTCTTCTGGTTCCTGCTCATCCGCCCCCAGCAGAAGCGGGCCAAGGAGCACCGGCAGATGGTGGAAAACCTGGCCAAGGGCGACGAGGTGGTCACCACGGGTGGTCTGCTCGGCCGCATCACCAAGCTGGGCGAGAATTTCGTCGTCGTTGAAATCGCCGAGGGCATCGAGGTGAAGGTCCAGAAGCAGATGGTCGCCTCGCTCATGCCCAAGGGCACCAGCAAGTCGCTGTAA
- the trmJ gene encoding tRNA (cytosine(32)/uridine(32)-2'-O)-methyltransferase TrmJ, whose product MLDNITIVLVNPSHPGNIGAAARAMKTMGLSRLRLVQPADYPCAEATARASGADDILARAEVCANLEEAVADCVLVAGTSARSRTLPWPLLEAREAAGRLAAEAGAGDRVALLFGRERTGLTNDELARCHFHVTISSNPDYSSLNLAAAVQILAYELRLAAGAAPARPAAPEAPEGEPVTQAEMEGFYGHLERVLVATGFLDPDSPKRLLPRLRRLYARARPDRVELNILRGMLKAMEKHLQFRRPTEPGD is encoded by the coding sequence GTGCTCGACAATATCACCATCGTGCTGGTCAACCCGTCCCATCCCGGCAACATCGGCGCCGCGGCCCGGGCCATGAAGACCATGGGGCTGTCCCGGCTGCGGCTGGTGCAGCCCGCCGACTACCCCTGTGCGGAGGCGACGGCCCGGGCGTCGGGGGCGGACGACATCCTGGCCCGGGCCGAGGTCTGCGCGAACCTGGAGGAGGCCGTGGCCGACTGTGTGCTGGTGGCCGGCACCAGCGCCCGCAGCCGGACCCTGCCCTGGCCGCTGCTGGAGGCGCGCGAGGCGGCCGGGCGACTGGCGGCCGAGGCGGGCGCGGGGGATCGGGTGGCGCTGCTGTTCGGCCGTGAGCGGACCGGCCTGACCAACGACGAGCTGGCCCGCTGCCACTTCCATGTCACCATTTCCAGCAACCCGGACTACAGCTCGCTGAACCTGGCCGCGGCGGTGCAGATCCTGGCCTATGAGCTGCGCCTTGCAGCGGGAGCGGCGCCGGCGCGTCCCGCCGCCCCCGAGGCACCGGAGGGTGAACCCGTCACCCAGGCGGAGATGGAAGGGTTCTACGGCCACCTCGAGCGGGTCCTGGTGGCGACCGGATTCCTCGATCCGGACAGCCCGAAGCGGCTCCTGCCCCGGCTGCGCCGCCTCTATGCCCGCGCGCGGCCGGACCGGGTGGAGCTCAACATCCTGCGGGGCATGCTCAAGGCGATGGAGAAGCATCTGCAATTCCGGCGCCCTACCGAGCCGGGAGACTGA
- the cysE gene encoding serine O-acetyltransferase, with product MFSRLREDINSVFDRDPAARNTFEVITNYPGIHAVIYYRMANALWRHNWKWLARTLSTLARWLTGIEIHPGARIGRRFFIDHGMGVVIGETAEIGDDCTLYHGVTLGGTSWSAGKRHPTLGDNVVVGAGAKVLGPLVVGNGARIGSNAVVIRDVPPGATVVGVPGHVIMRGEEDDEQQQKRHAIARKIGFDAYGMHGTMPDPVAKAIDCMLDHMHATDQRLEAMCRSLKVLGAEYPDLEGEGLDVERVKENLNCGSPGEGDAAAAEESPETVSQQNK from the coding sequence ATGTTCTCCAGACTCCGCGAAGACATCAACAGCGTATTCGATCGCGATCCCGCCGCACGCAACACCTTCGAGGTCATCACCAACTATCCCGGCATCCATGCCGTCATCTACTACCGCATGGCCAACGCCCTGTGGCGGCACAACTGGAAATGGCTGGCCCGCACCCTCTCCACCCTGGCCCGCTGGCTCACCGGCATCGAAATCCATCCCGGCGCGCGCATCGGCCGGCGCTTCTTCATCGATCACGGCATGGGGGTGGTCATCGGGGAGACGGCGGAGATCGGGGACGACTGCACCCTCTATCACGGTGTGACCCTGGGCGGGACCAGCTGGAGTGCGGGCAAGCGTCACCCCACCCTCGGCGACAACGTGGTGGTGGGGGCCGGGGCCAAGGTGCTCGGTCCCCTCGTGGTGGGCAATGGCGCGCGCATCGGTTCCAATGCCGTGGTGATCCGCGATGTGCCGCCCGGGGCGACCGTGGTCGGCGTACCCGGACATGTCATCATGCGGGGCGAGGAGGATGACGAGCAGCAGCAGAAGCGCCACGCCATCGCCCGCAAGATCGGCTTCGATGCCTACGGCATGCACGGCACCATGCCGGATCCCGTGGCCAAGGCCATCGACTGCATGCTGGATCATATGCATGCCACCGACCAGCGGCTGGAAGCCATGTGCCGTTCACTCAAGGTCCTGGGGGCCGAGTACCCCGATCTCGAAGGGGAGGGGCTGGACGTCGAGCGGGTCAAGGAGAACCTCAACTGCGGCTCTCCCGGGGAGGGTGACGCCGCGGCGGCGGAGGAGAGCCCGGAAACAGTGAGTCAACAAAATAAATAG
- a CDS encoding sensor histidine kinase, producing MTESPDSIAREREFYRRQCDEQGSRILQLQQALTQSRREARRNRATAEIMGELNRLAGEAVDPRSLAISFLERMMVTLRRDRALMLACEESGSTARVLSAVGFPAGAAPVELHLGCDSGHCPEALDFSSNPAVMDGLRHAMGVASLLWACHPAERLVLLLGGNGEQQPLALEQEESDQEIVRQALAVYAGIRELIRLKAELQAENVERRQAEEALRAHRDRLQQLVAERTWDLEQAKEAAEAANRAKSHFLASISHELRTPMHAILGFAGLGVEQSSHAGRDRLESYFRVVQESGQRLLSLLNDLLDLSRLEAGRLELELAAYDLVNLVRATLEEFGVLLDEHRQEVVLTVETAVTEVWCDPDRTMQVIRNLLSNAIKYSPAGSAIEVRFQAAELSRQGGRHPAVAVTVTDCGVGIPEGETERIFEKFVQSSRTRMAGSGAGLGLAICRDIVVAHGGQIRADNADGGGTRFTVVLPCPPSGTTHIE from the coding sequence ATGACCGAGAGTCCGGACTCGATTGCGCGGGAACGCGAATTCTACCGCCGCCAGTGCGACGAGCAGGGCAGCCGGATCCTGCAGCTGCAGCAGGCGCTGACCCAGTCCCGGCGGGAGGCGCGGCGCAATCGTGCGACTGCGGAGATCATGGGCGAGCTCAACCGCCTCGCCGGGGAGGCGGTTGACCCGCGCAGTCTCGCAATCAGCTTCCTGGAACGCATGATGGTGACCCTGCGGCGTGACAGGGCCCTGATGCTGGCCTGCGAGGAGTCCGGCTCCACCGCCAGGGTGCTGAGCGCGGTGGGCTTTCCTGCCGGCGCGGCGCCCGTCGAGCTCCACCTCGGTTGCGACAGCGGCCACTGCCCGGAAGCCCTCGACTTCTCCTCGAACCCGGCGGTCATGGACGGTCTGCGCCACGCCATGGGCGTTGCCAGCCTGCTGTGGGCCTGTCATCCGGCGGAACGACTGGTGCTGCTGCTGGGCGGCAATGGCGAACAGCAGCCGCTCGCATTGGAGCAGGAGGAGAGCGACCAGGAGATCGTGCGCCAGGCACTGGCCGTCTATGCCGGGATCCGGGAGCTGATTCGCCTCAAGGCCGAGTTGCAGGCGGAGAATGTCGAGCGGCGGCAGGCGGAAGAGGCCTTGCGGGCGCACCGGGATCGGCTGCAGCAGCTGGTGGCCGAGCGCACCTGGGACCTGGAGCAGGCGAAGGAGGCGGCGGAGGCGGCCAACCGGGCCAAGAGCCACTTCCTGGCCAGCATCTCCCACGAGCTCAGGACGCCCATGCACGCCATCCTGGGATTCGCGGGGCTGGGGGTCGAACAGTCCTCCCACGCCGGGCGCGATCGGCTCGAGAGCTACTTCAGGGTCGTCCAGGAGAGCGGCCAGCGGTTGTTGTCGCTGCTCAACGACCTGCTCGATCTCTCCCGTCTCGAGGCCGGGCGGCTGGAGCTGGAGCTGGCCGCCTACGACCTGGTCAACCTGGTGCGCGCGACCCTGGAGGAGTTCGGCGTGCTCCTCGACGAACACCGTCAGGAAGTGGTCCTGACGGTGGAGACCGCCGTCACGGAGGTCTGGTGCGACCCGGATCGCACCATGCAGGTCATCCGCAACCTGCTTTCCAACGCCATCAAGTACAGCCCGGCCGGCAGCGCGATCGAGGTACGGTTCCAGGCCGCCGAGCTGTCCCGGCAGGGAGGGCGCCATCCCGCGGTCGCCGTGACGGTGACCGACTGCGGGGTGGGGATTCCGGAAGGGGAGACCGAACGGATCTTCGAGAAGTTCGTGCAGTCGAGCCGCACGCGCATGGCGGGCAGCGGCGCCGGGCTGGGGTTGGCCATCTGCCGCGACATCGTGGTGGCCCATGGTGGTCAAATCCGGGCAGACAACGCGGATGGCGGCGGCACCCGCTTTACCGTGGTGTTGCCATGTCCCCCGTCTGGCACGACGCATATCGAATAA
- a CDS encoding DUF2058 domain-containing protein translates to MGNDLREQLLKAGLATQDQAREAGRKVAAERKQQSKGKKKKKKGQGGGSLADKNSAAYRAAMAQAAKVARDRELNAEREAARRQRSLSAQVLDLLQGNAQEREGGDLAYNFVQDSRIRHIYVNAGQRKALAAGRLAIIGMDNGYYLVEHAVADRALALEPTLFVHRAEPEPAPEADDPYADFPVPDDLMW, encoded by the coding sequence ATGGGTAACGATCTCAGGGAACAGCTGCTGAAAGCCGGCCTGGCCACGCAGGACCAGGCCCGGGAAGCCGGGCGCAAGGTCGCCGCGGAACGCAAGCAGCAGTCCAAGGGCAAGAAGAAGAAAAAGAAGGGGCAGGGCGGCGGGTCCCTGGCGGACAAGAACTCGGCCGCCTACCGTGCCGCCATGGCGCAGGCGGCAAAGGTCGCCCGTGACCGCGAGCTCAACGCCGAACGGGAGGCTGCGCGGCGACAACGCTCGCTCTCCGCCCAGGTGCTCGACCTCCTGCAGGGCAACGCCCAGGAACGCGAAGGCGGCGACCTGGCCTACAACTTCGTGCAGGATTCCCGCATCCGGCATATTTACGTGAATGCCGGGCAGCGGAAAGCGCTTGCCGCCGGGCGGCTCGCCATCATCGGCATGGACAATGGCTACTACCTGGTCGAGCATGCCGTCGCGGATCGCGCCCTGGCCCTGGAGCCGACGCTGTTCGTGCACCGGGCCGAGCCCGAACCGGCGCCGGAGGCAGACGACCCGTATGCGGATTTCCCCGTTCCGGACGACCTGATGTGGTGA
- the secF gene encoding protein translocase subunit SecF codes for MEFFRINRTIDFMRLRKPMVILSVVLVLASILLLATRGLNFGLDFTGGTLIEVGYENPVDLAGVRETLRQGEFGDAVAQHFGTSRDVLVRLAPRADVSSADLSTRVLRVLQDGAAGQKVEVRRVEFVGPQVGDQLVEQGGLAMLYALIGIFIYVAFRFEWRFSAGAILATVHDVVLTLGLFSLLQVEFDLTVLAAVLAVIGYSVNDTVVVFDRIRENFRKLRKGTSMDVVNSSLTQTLSRTIMTSGTTLIVVVALFLLGGTLIHAFAIALIFGIVIGTYSSIYVASFAALALGVSRQDLVLPKKEGAEAGGQP; via the coding sequence ATGGAATTCTTTCGAATCAACCGGACGATCGACTTCATGCGGCTGCGCAAGCCCATGGTGATCCTGTCGGTCGTCCTGGTCCTGGCATCGATTCTCCTGCTGGCGACCCGCGGGCTGAACTTCGGTCTCGACTTCACCGGCGGCACCCTCATCGAGGTGGGCTACGAGAACCCCGTCGACCTGGCCGGGGTGCGCGAGACCCTGCGGCAGGGGGAATTCGGCGACGCGGTGGCCCAGCACTTCGGCACCTCCCGCGATGTCCTGGTACGGCTGGCCCCCCGCGCCGACGTGAGCAGCGCGGACCTCAGCACCCGGGTACTGCGGGTGCTGCAGGATGGCGCCGCCGGGCAGAAGGTGGAGGTGCGTCGGGTGGAGTTCGTGGGCCCCCAGGTGGGTGACCAGCTGGTGGAGCAGGGCGGCCTGGCGATGCTCTACGCCCTCATCGGCATCTTCATCTACGTCGCCTTCCGCTTCGAGTGGCGCTTCTCCGCCGGGGCCATCCTGGCCACGGTGCACGACGTGGTGCTGACCCTGGGGCTGTTCTCGCTGCTGCAGGTGGAGTTCGACCTTACCGTGCTGGCGGCGGTGCTGGCGGTCATCGGCTATTCGGTGAATGACACGGTGGTGGTGTTCGACCGTATCCGCGAGAATTTCCGCAAGCTGCGCAAGGGAACATCCATGGATGTGGTGAACAGTTCCCTGACCCAGACCCTGTCACGCACCATCATGACCTCGGGCACCACCCTCATCGTGGTGGTGGCCCTGTTCCTGCTGGGCGGAACCCTCATCCACGCCTTCGCCATCGCCCTCATCTTCGGCATCGTGATCGGCACCTACTCCTCCATCTACGTGGCCAGCTTCGCCGCTCTCGCCCTGGGTGTGAGCAGGCAGGACCTGGTGCTGCCGAAGAAGGAGGGGGCGGAGGCCGGGGGACAACCCTGA
- a CDS encoding IclR family transcriptional regulator, whose product MKPASSIQVIDRAASLLDAIARAGGEASLKVLAADSGLHPSTAFRILGSLIANSYVERSPTGNYRLGIRLLQLAAKVGTHLDVRREAPPIMEWLRNEIGETVNLTLRDRDEVVYVERFTPSRMMRVEQVVGSRAPLHVTAVGKLLLGVEGEAGVRAYAERTRLPSYTRNTLAEVESLVREVREATARGWALDDEEAEMGVGCIGVLIRDNNGHAVAGLSISAPIDRRREEWIPLVVEAGRRISARLGHAPEGG is encoded by the coding sequence ATGAAGCCAGCTTCCTCGATACAGGTCATCGATCGTGCCGCATCCCTCCTGGACGCCATCGCCCGGGCCGGCGGGGAGGCGAGCCTGAAGGTGCTCGCCGCCGACTCCGGCCTGCACCCCTCCACGGCGTTCCGTATCCTGGGCTCCCTCATCGCCAACAGCTACGTGGAGCGCAGCCCCACCGGCAACTACCGGCTTGGTATCCGTCTGCTGCAGCTGGCCGCCAAGGTGGGCACCCATCTGGATGTGCGCCGGGAGGCGCCGCCCATCATGGAGTGGCTGCGCAACGAGATCGGCGAGACGGTGAATCTCACCCTGCGGGATCGTGACGAGGTGGTCTACGTGGAGCGTTTCACCCCGAGCCGGATGATGCGCGTGGAGCAGGTGGTGGGCAGCCGCGCTCCGCTGCATGTGACCGCGGTGGGCAAGTTGTTGCTCGGAGTGGAGGGGGAGGCGGGAGTGCGCGCCTACGCGGAACGGACCCGGCTGCCTTCCTATACCCGCAATACCCTGGCGGAGGTGGAAAGCCTGGTCCGTGAAGTTCGCGAGGCCACTGCCCGGGGGTGGGCCCTGGATGACGAGGAGGCCGAGATGGGCGTGGGCTGCATCGGGGTGCTCATCCGCGACAACAACGGCCACGCCGTGGCCGGACTGTCCATCTCCGCGCCCATCGATCGCCGTCGGGAGGAATGGATACCGCTGGTGGTGGAGGCGGGACGGCGAATCTCGGCCCGGCTTGGCCATGCGCCCGAAGGGGGATGA
- the tgt gene encoding tRNA guanosine(34) transglycosylase Tgt: MKYELVAEDGMARRGRLHFPRGTVATPAFMPVGTYGTVKAMTPEEVRATGAEIILGNTFHLMLRPGTGVVATHGDLHDFMHWDGPILTDSGGFQVFSLGAMRRISEAGVTFQSPVNGDRVFLGPEESMAVQRALGADIVMIFDECTPYPADERTARASMELSLRWARRSREAHGDNPAALFGIVQGGMYPELRAESLAGLREIGFDGYAIGGLSVGEPKAEMLRILDATAPALPADRPRYLMGVGTPEDIVEAVRRGVDMFDCVMPTRNARNGYLFTSTGVVKIRNAANRGDPRPLDEQCGCYTCRNYSRAYLHHLDRCREILGARLNTIHNLHYYQVLMRGLREAIAAGELENYVTRFYAGRAQRPAPVS; this comes from the coding sequence ATGAAGTATGAGCTTGTTGCAGAGGACGGCATGGCCCGGCGCGGCCGGCTGCATTTCCCCCGTGGGACGGTGGCAACCCCGGCCTTCATGCCGGTAGGCACCTACGGGACCGTGAAGGCCATGACGCCGGAGGAGGTGCGCGCCACCGGGGCCGAGATCATTCTCGGCAACACCTTCCACCTGATGCTGCGGCCGGGCACCGGGGTCGTGGCGACCCATGGCGATCTTCACGACTTCATGCACTGGGACGGTCCCATCCTGACCGATTCCGGGGGATTCCAGGTGTTCAGCCTGGGTGCGATGCGCCGCATCAGCGAGGCGGGCGTGACTTTCCAGTCGCCGGTGAACGGCGACCGCGTATTCCTCGGACCGGAAGAGTCGATGGCCGTGCAGCGCGCCCTGGGCGCGGATATCGTCATGATTTTCGACGAGTGCACCCCCTATCCGGCCGATGAGCGCACGGCCCGGGCCTCCATGGAGCTGTCGCTGCGCTGGGCCCGGCGCAGCAGGGAGGCCCACGGCGACAACCCGGCGGCCCTGTTCGGCATCGTCCAGGGCGGCATGTACCCGGAGCTGCGGGCGGAGTCGCTGGCGGGGCTGCGGGAGATCGGGTTCGACGGCTACGCCATCGGGGGCCTCTCGGTCGGTGAGCCGAAGGCGGAAATGCTGCGCATCCTCGACGCCACGGCGCCGGCACTGCCGGCGGACCGGCCCCGCTACCTGATGGGCGTCGGGACGCCGGAGGACATCGTGGAGGCGGTGCGCCGCGGCGTGGACATGTTCGACTGCGTGATGCCGACCCGGAATGCCCGCAACGGCTACCTGTTCACATCCACCGGCGTGGTCAAGATTCGCAATGCGGCCAACCGCGGCGACCCGCGACCGCTGGACGAGCAGTGCGGCTGCTACACCTGCCGCAACTACAGCCGTGCCTACCTCCATCACCTGGATCGCTGCCGGGAGATCCTCGGCGCCCGGCTCAACACCATCCACAACCTCCATTACTACCAGGTGCTGATGCGCGGACTGCGGGAGGCCATCGCCGCCGGAGAACTGGAGAACTACGTCACCCGCTTCTATGCCGGGCGCGCGCAACGGCCCGCGCCTGTGTCATAA
- the queA gene encoding tRNA preQ1(34) S-adenosylmethionine ribosyltransferase-isomerase QueA → MLSSEFHFELPDDLIARYPADLRSASRLLCLEGETGSLQDRMFTDLVELLHPGDLLVFNDTRVIPARLLGEKSSGGRVEVLVERIIDARHALAHVRASKAPRPGTLLRLEGEVEVEVLGRDGALFLLYFDADRPLLELLEAVGRIPLPPYIDREVEALDRERYQTVFARRHGAVAAPTAGLHFDAALLERLAARGVESTFVTLHVGAGTFQPVRVDRIEEHVMHAEYVEVGEETCERVRAVRAHGGRVVAVGTTSVRSLETAARNGELEPFQGDTDIFIYPGYRFRAVDALITNFHLPGSTLLMLVAAFAGHDNVMTAYRHAVEQRYRFFSYGDAMFLTPQRFDDEPEPD, encoded by the coding sequence GTGCTGTCCAGCGAATTCCATTTCGAACTGCCTGACGACCTGATCGCACGCTATCCCGCCGACCTTCGCAGTGCCAGTCGCCTGCTGTGCCTGGAAGGCGAGACGGGGTCGCTCCAGGATCGCATGTTCACCGACCTGGTCGAACTCCTCCACCCGGGAGACCTGCTGGTGTTCAACGACACCCGGGTCATACCCGCGCGCCTGCTGGGGGAGAAGTCCAGCGGGGGCCGGGTGGAGGTGCTCGTCGAGCGCATCATCGACGCCCGCCACGCCCTGGCGCACGTGCGCGCCAGCAAGGCGCCCCGGCCCGGAACCCTGCTGCGGCTGGAAGGCGAGGTGGAGGTGGAGGTCCTGGGCCGGGACGGCGCCCTGTTCCTGCTCTATTTCGACGCCGACCGGCCGCTGCTGGAGCTGCTCGAGGCGGTGGGGCGGATTCCCCTGCCGCCGTATATCGATCGGGAGGTGGAGGCGCTGGACAGGGAGCGCTACCAGACGGTCTTTGCCCGCCGTCACGGGGCGGTGGCGGCGCCCACCGCCGGGCTTCATTTCGACGCGGCCCTGCTGGAGCGCCTGGCGGCCCGGGGTGTGGAGAGCACCTTCGTCACCCTGCACGTGGGGGCCGGGACCTTCCAGCCGGTCCGGGTCGATCGCATCGAAGAGCATGTCATGCACGCCGAGTACGTGGAGGTGGGCGAGGAGACCTGCGAGCGCGTCCGCGCGGTGCGGGCGCACGGCGGCAGGGTGGTCGCGGTGGGGACCACGAGCGTGCGCAGTCTCGAGACCGCCGCCCGCAACGGTGAACTGGAGCCGTTCCAGGGTGACACGGATATCTTCATCTACCCGGGCTACCGCTTCCGGGCGGTGGATGCCCTCATTACCAATTTTCACCTGCCCGGGTCGACCCTGCTGATGCTGGTGGCGGCCTTCGCCGGCCACGACAACGTGATGACGGCCTACCGGCACGCGGTGGAACAGCGCTACCGCTTCTTCAGTTACGGTGACGCGATGTTCCTCACCCCGCAACGGTTCGACGACGAGCCGGAACCGGATTGA
- the suhB gene encoding inositol-1-monophosphatase, giving the protein MHPLVNIAVNAARRAGNVITRAIPKLDALQVQTKGRHDFVSDVDRMAEAEIIQVIRKAYPDHAILAEESGAQGSAEVVWLIDPLDGTTNFLHNFPHYAVSIAVQIRGRLEHGIIYDPVRQELFTASRGSGVQLDGRRVRVSRLNGVEGALLGTGFPFRQPQRLEVYLKTFNALFPQAADIRRAGSAALDLAYVAAGRLDGYWEFGLQPWDMGAGALMVQESGGLVGDFGGGSNFLSSGNIVAGSPKVFKGMLQAIHPCLPPELRK; this is encoded by the coding sequence ATGCACCCCCTGGTCAATATCGCCGTCAACGCCGCCCGCCGAGCCGGCAACGTCATCACCCGCGCCATTCCCAAGCTCGATGCCCTGCAGGTGCAGACGAAGGGGCGGCACGACTTCGTCAGCGACGTGGACCGCATGGCCGAGGCGGAGATCATCCAGGTCATCCGCAAGGCCTATCCCGATCACGCCATCCTGGCCGAGGAGAGCGGTGCCCAGGGCAGCGCCGAGGTGGTCTGGCTCATCGATCCCCTGGATGGCACCACCAACTTTCTGCACAACTTCCCCCACTATGCCGTCTCCATCGCGGTGCAGATCCGGGGCCGGCTCGAACACGGCATCATCTACGATCCCGTGCGCCAGGAACTGTTCACCGCCAGCCGCGGCTCGGGCGTCCAGCTCGATGGCCGGCGGGTGCGCGTCAGCCGTCTCAACGGCGTTGAGGGCGCACTGCTCGGCACCGGGTTCCCGTTCCGCCAGCCCCAGCGGCTGGAGGTCTACCTGAAGACCTTCAACGCCCTCTTCCCCCAGGCCGCGGACATCCGCCGCGCCGGCTCCGCGGCCCTGGATCTGGCCTACGTGGCGGCCGGTCGGCTGGACGGCTACTGGGAGTTCGGCCTGCAGCCCTGGGACATGGGCGCCGGCGCGCTGATGGTGCAGGAGTCCGGGGGCCTGGTGGGCGACTTCGGCGGCGGTTCCAACTTTCTCTCCAGCGGCAATATCGTGGCCGGCAGCCCGAAGGTCTTCAAGGGCATGCTCCAGGCCATCCATCCCTGCCTGCCGCCGGAGCTGCGCAAGTAA
- the secD gene encoding protein translocase subunit SecD, producing the protein MLNKYPLWKYVLIALVMVIGLLFALPNIYGEDPALQISANRGATVDEALVEKVNGALKQAKLPPLTIENDGRQLLARFGSTETQLEAYDVVREALGTDYQVALNLAPATPAWLLDIHALPMYLGLDLRGGVHFLMEVDMDAAVAQAEERYVEELRGELRGEKIRYLTIGRSGRGGIDIKFRDAEERARAETFISDRFADLVLIDEDRPEGVFLHAAMREQAARDIRKFSVEQNITTLRNRVNELGVAEPVIQQQGENRIVVQLPGVQDTVRAKEILGATATLEFRMVDDTHDAYEAQSTGRVPPGSKLYHDRDGRPILTRNQVMLTGDYITDAASGIEQQTGTPAVFITLDGKGARIFSKATAEEVGKPMAVVYIENKTETTVVDGKEVKKKLRVEEVINVAVIREQLGKRFQVTGLDSTEEARNLALLLRAGALAAPIDIVEERTVGPSLGQENINQGFIATLVGLVAVIIFMALYYRAFGLVANLALVANVVLIVAVLSMLQATLTLPGIAGILLTVGMAVDANVLIFERIREEMRNGNTPQASIHAGYERAFGTIADANITTLIAAIVLFSFGTGPIKGFAVTLSIGIVTSMFTAIMGTRSVINLIYGGRRVKQLSI; encoded by the coding sequence ATGCTCAACAAATACCCGCTCTGGAAATATGTGCTGATCGCGCTGGTCATGGTGATCGGCCTCCTGTTCGCGCTGCCCAACATCTACGGCGAGGATCCTGCGCTGCAGATCTCGGCCAACCGCGGCGCCACGGTGGACGAGGCCCTGGTCGAGAAGGTGAATGGGGCGCTGAAGCAGGCGAAACTGCCGCCCCTGACCATCGAGAACGACGGCCGCCAGCTGCTGGCGCGCTTCGGCAGCACCGAGACCCAGCTCGAAGCCTACGACGTGGTGCGCGAGGCCCTCGGCACCGACTACCAGGTGGCCCTCAACCTGGCGCCGGCCACGCCGGCCTGGCTGCTGGATATCCATGCGCTGCCCATGTACCTGGGGCTGGATCTGCGCGGCGGTGTCCACTTCCTGATGGAGGTGGACATGGACGCGGCGGTTGCCCAGGCCGAGGAGCGCTACGTGGAGGAGCTGCGCGGGGAGCTGCGCGGGGAGAAGATCCGCTACCTGACCATCGGCCGCTCCGGCCGCGGCGGCATCGACATCAAGTTCCGCGATGCCGAGGAGCGGGCCAGGGCCGAGACCTTCATCAGCGACCGTTTCGCCGACCTGGTGCTGATCGACGAGGATCGGCCCGAAGGGGTGTTCCTGCACGCGGCCATGCGTGAGCAGGCGGCCCGGGACATTCGCAAGTTCTCGGTGGAGCAGAACATCACCACCCTGCGCAACCGCGTCAACGAGCTGGGCGTGGCGGAACCGGTCATCCAGCAGCAGGGCGAGAACCGCATCGTGGTGCAGCTGCCGGGCGTGCAGGACACCGTGCGGGCGAAGGAGATCCTGGGCGCGACCGCCACGCTCGAGTTCCGCATGGTGGACGACACCCACGATGCCTACGAGGCGCAGTCGACCGGGCGCGTTCCGCCGGGCTCCAAGCTCTATCACGACCGGGACGGGCGGCCGATCCTGACCCGCAACCAGGTGATGCTCACCGGTGACTACATCACCGACGCGGCTTCGGGCATCGAGCAGCAGACCGGCACACCGGCGGTGTTCATCACCCTGGACGGCAAGGGGGCGCGCATCTTCAGCAAGGCCACCGCCGAGGAGGTGGGCAAGCCGATGGCCGTGGTCTACATCGAGAACAAGACCGAGACCACGGTGGTGGACGGCAAGGAGGTCAAGAAGAAGCTGCGCGTGGAGGAGGTCATCAACGTGGCCGTCATCCGCGAACAGCTCGGCAAGCGCTTCCAGGTCACCGGTCTGGACAGCACCGAGGAGGCCCGCAACCTGGCGCTGCTGCTGCGCGCCGGCGCCCTGGCCGCTCCCATCGACATCGTCGAGGAGCGCACCGTGGGACCCAGCCTGGGCCAGGAGAACATCAACCAGGGCTTCATCGCCACGCTGGTGGGCCTGGTCGCGGTGATTATCTTCATGGCGCTCTACTACCGCGCCTTCGGGCTGGTGGCGAACCTGGCGCTGGTGGCCAACGTGGTGCTCATCGTTGCCGTCCTGTCCATGCTGCAGGCCACCCTGACCCTGCCGGGCATCGCCGGCATCCTGCTCACGGTGGGCATGGCCGTGGACGCCAACGTGCTCATCTTCGAGCGCATACGCGAGGAGATGCGCAACGGCAACACGCCCCAGGCCAGCATCCATGCCGGCTACGAACGGGCCTTCGGCACCATCGCCGATGCCAACATCACCACGCTCATCGCCGCCATCGTGCTGTTCAGCTTCGGCACCGGCCCCATCAAGGGGTTCGCCGTCACCCTCAGCATCGGCATCGTGACTTCCATGTTCACGGCCATCATGGGCACGCGCTCCGTCATCAACCTGATCTACGGCGGTCGCCGGGTCAAGCAACTGTCCATCTAG